The proteins below come from a single Micropterus dolomieu isolate WLL.071019.BEF.003 ecotype Adirondacks linkage group LG05, ASM2129224v1, whole genome shotgun sequence genomic window:
- the LOC123970854 gene encoding CMP-N-acetylneuraminate-beta-1,4-galactoside alpha-2,3-sialyltransferase-like: protein MRMKPSRNFLLGLCCMLALGYLYYLSRKTSLRGWGYKSLYDSQGFLLKLDGRLPLELMYKYSNLSEGACKPGFAAAKMTAIYPK, encoded by the exons ATGAGAATGAAACCCAGTCGCAACTTCCTCCTGGGCTTGTGCTGCATGCTGGCCCTGGGATACCTCTACTACTTGTCTAGGAAGACCAGCTTACGAGGCTGGGGCTACAAATCAT TGTATGACAGTCAAGGGTTCCTTCTGAAGCTGGATGGTAGGCT GCCTTTGGAGCTGATGTACAAGTACAGCAATCTCAGTGAGGGAGCCTGTAAGCCTGGTTTTGCAGCTGCCAAGATGACTGCCATTTATCCAAAGTAA